In Haliotis asinina isolate JCU_RB_2024 chromosome 16, JCU_Hal_asi_v2, whole genome shotgun sequence, the following are encoded in one genomic region:
- the LOC137268113 gene encoding uncharacterized protein has protein sequence MKLVSLQPGLVLALGLCLVLAEKEEVKVGKSDVTSVAVKRSFDSINKGSGLSGFMKRGFDKISHSSGFSAFNKRPFDSISGSSDFSNFAKRPFDSIASGGGMAGFAKRPLDSISAGSGLSGFAKRPFDSIAAGSGISGFAKRSFDSINSGSGLSGFAKRPFDKIEGGTGISGFAKRPFDSIASGRGMSGFAKRPFDSIAAGSDLSGFAKRPFDSIASGGGMAGFAKRPFDSISSGGGMAGFAKRPFDSISAGSGMSGFVKKSFDKIAHGGFASFNKKSDSEEAKRRFDSISRGAGITGFAKRPFDSIGSGGFSTFVKKGLDSISHFSDMDDFGKRSVDNAVESDSGERK, from the coding sequence gtgaAGGTTGGCAAGTCTGATGTTACGTCTGTAGCAGTGAAGAGATCATTCGATTCAATCAACAAGGGCAGTGGCTTAAGTGGCTTCATGAAGCGTGGGTTCGATAAGATATCTCACAGCAGTGGGTTTTCGGCCTTCAACAAACGACCCTTTGATTCAATATCCGGTTCAAGTGATTTCTCTAACTTCGCTAAGAGACCGTTCGACTCCATTGCTTCTGGTGGAGGAATGGCAGGGTTTGCTAAGCGTCCATTAGATTCAATTTCTGCCGGAAGTGGGCTATCCGGATTTGCCAAACGTCCCTTTGATTCCATAGCAGCTGGTAGTGGTATATCGGGGTTTGCAAAGCGATCCTTTGACTCCATAAACTCTGGCAGTGGACTGTCGGGATTTGCCAAGCGTCCATTCGACAAAATCGAGGGTGGAACTGGAATTTCGGGATTTGCTAAACGACCATTTGACTCCATTGCATCTGGTAGAGGTATGTCCGGATTTGCCAAGCGTCCCTTCGACTCTATCGCAGCAGGGAGCGATCTCTCCGGCTTCGCGAAGAGGCCATTTGACTCCATTGCCTCAGGGGGAGGTATGGCAGGATTTGCAAAACGTCCTTTCGACTCAATTTCGTCTGGAGGCGGTATGGCTGGCTTTGCAAAGAGGCCGTTTGATTCCATCAGCGCCGGAAGTGGCATGTCAGGGTTTGTCAAGAAATCCTTCGATAAAATTGCCCATGGTGGCTTCGCATCTTTCAACAAAAAGTCAGACAGTGAGGAAGCAAAACGTCGATTCGATTCAATCAGTCGGGGTGCTGGAATCACAGGCTTTGCTAAACGACCATTCGATTCGATTGGTTCAGGGGGCTTCTCCACGTTCGTCAAGAAAGGCTTGGACTCAATTTCACACTTCAGTGACATGGATGACTTCGGTAAGAGGTCAGTTGATAATGCTGTCGAATCTGACAGTGGTGAACGAAAATGA